In Pelmatolapia mariae isolate MD_Pm_ZW linkage group LG2, Pm_UMD_F_2, whole genome shotgun sequence, one DNA window encodes the following:
- the zc4h2 gene encoding zinc finger C4H2 domain-containing protein codes for MADEQEIMCKLENILEIRNKTIQMQKIKSRLKIEFEALESEEKHLKEYKQEMDLLLQEKMAHVEELRLIHADINVMESTIKQSENDLNKLLETTRRLHDEYKPLKEHVDALRMTLGLHRLPNLNEEEEKLSLDYFEKQKAEWQKETHEPAIPESLAAAAAAAQQLQVSRKQDARQTATFRQQPPPMKACLSCHQQIHRNAPICPLCKAKSRSRNPKKPKRKPDE; via the exons ATGGCAGACGAACAAGAAATAATGTGCAAACTGGAGAACATCCTGGAGATACG GAATAAGACTATCCAGATGCAGAAGATCAAGTCTCGTCTGAAGATTGAGTTTGAGGCTCTGGAGTCTGAGGAGAAACATTTGAAAGAGTACAAACAAGAAATGGATCTCCTGCTTCAAGAAAAAATGGCCCATGTGGAGGAGCTGCGCCTCATCCATGCAGATATCAATGTG ATGGAGAGCACCATCAAGCAATCGGAGAATGACCTCAATAAACTGCTTGAAACAACTCGGCGCCTGCATGATGAGTACAAACCACTGAAGGAGCACGTTGATGCCCTGAGGATGACTTTAGGTCTACACAGACTCCCTAACTTgaatgaagaagaggagaagcTCTCCTTGGA TTACTTTGAGAAGCAGAAGGCAGAGTGGCAGAAGGAGACGCATGAGCCTGCCATCCCAGAATCCCTTGCTGCTGCCGCAGCCGCAGCACAGCAGCTTCAGGTGTCCAGGAAGCAAGACGCCCGTCAGACGGCCACCTTCAGACAGCAACCTCCACCTATGAAG GCTTGCCTGTCCTGCCACCAGCAGATTCATCGTAACGCTCCCATCTGTCCATTATGTAAGGCTAAAAGCCGCTCCCGCAACCCAAAGAAGCCCAAGAGGAAGCCAGATGAGTAG
- the LOC134639038 gene encoding moesin isoform X1 — protein sequence MSTSPPTSCDWMLLVEQKNINVRVTTMDAELEFAILPSTTGKQLFDQIVKTIGLRETWFFGLQYKDSKGFSTWLKLNKRVTAQDVKRDNPLLIKFRAKFYPEDVAEELIQEATQRLFFLQVKESILNDDIYCPPETAVLLASYAVQVKLGDYRDDYHVPGYLAKEKLLPQRVLEQHKLNKSQWEERIQVWHKEHKGILREDAMLEYLKIAQDLEMYGVNYFNIKNKKGSELWLGVDALGLNIYDKKDKLTPKIGFPWSEIRNISFNDKKFVIKPIDRKAPDFVFYVPRLRINKRILALCMGNHDLYMRRRKPDTIEVQQMKAQAREEKNKRQMERALLESEKKKRENAEKETEKIARETMELMERLRQIEEQTKRAQDELEEQTRRALELEKERKIALEEAERLDKDRRAAVQAKAALLHHSENQIKNQENLATELADLSSKISQLEDAKKKKDEEAKRWQKRAVMVEADLERTKEELKTKLMGVHIQDSVHSNILDHDETDESSAEASAELTSPGMVRDRSEEERVTEAQKNQRLQKNLKFLSTELARAVDESKKTPNDLIHAENVRAGRDKYKTLRQIRQGNTKQRIDEFESM from the exons ATGTCAACT TCCCCACCAACCTCTTGCGATTGGATGCTCCTGGTTGAACAGAAGAAT ATAAATGTCCGAGTTACAACCATGGATGCAGAGCTGGAGTTTGCCATCCTGCCCAGCACAACTGGCAAACAGCTTTTCGACCAG ATAGTGAAGACGATCGGGCTGAGGGAGACGTGGTTCTTTGGGCTTCAGTATAAGGACAGCAAAGGCTTCTCCACCTGGCTCAAGCTGAACAAGAGG gtgACTGCTCAAGATGTGAAGCGGGACAACCCTTTGTTGATCAAGTTCAGGGCCAAGTTTTACCCCGAGGACGTCGCCGAAGAGCTGATCCAAGAGGCAACTCAGCGGCTCTTTTTTCTGCAG GTAAAGGAAAGCATCCTAAATGATGATATATACTGTCCACCTGAAACTGCGGTGCTTTTGGCCTCATACGCTGTTCAGGTCAAGCTCGGAGACTACAGGGACGATTATCACGTACCGGGATATCTCGCAAAAGAGAAGCTGCTGCCACAGAG GGTTTTGGAGCAGCACAAGCTGAACAAGAGTCAGTGGGAGGAAAGAATCCAGGTGTGGCATAAAGAGCATAAAGGGATACTCAG AGAAGATGCAATGTTAGAGTACCTGAAGATAGCACAGGATCTGGAGATGTATGGGGTCAACTATTTCAACATCAAGAACAAGAAAGGCTCAGAGCTGTGGTTAGGGGTGGACGCACTGGGGCTAAACATCTATGACAAAAAGGACAA gctGACTCCAAAGATTGGCTTTCCCTGGAGTGAGATCAGAAATATTTCCTTCAACGACAAGAAATTTGTCATCAAGCCCATCGACAGGAAAGCTCCG GACTTTGTTTTCTATGTACCTCGTCTTCGCATCAACAAACGCATCCTGGCATTGTGCATGGGGAATCATGACCTGTACATGCGCAGACGTAAGCCCGACACCATCGAGGTGCAGCAGATGAAGGCCCAAGCTCGTGAGGAGAAGAACAAGCGACAAATGGAGAG GGCTCTGCttgagagtgagaaaaaaaagcgAGAAAATGCTGAGAAGGAAACAGAGAAGATTGCTCGGGAGACCATGGAGCTGATGGAGAGATTGAGACAGATTGAGGAACAGACAAAGCGAGCTCAAGATG AGCTGGAGGAGCAAACTCGTAGGGCGCTTGAGttagagaaggaaagaaaaattgCTCTGGAGGAGGCTGAGCGCCTGGACAAAGACCGCAGAGCTGCAGTACAGGCTAAAGCAGCCCTGCTGCACCACTCTGAGAACCAGATCAAAAATCAGGAAAACCTG GCCACTGAGCTGGCAGACCTTTCTTCTAAGATCTCTCAGCTGGAAGATGCCAAGAAGAAAAAGGACGAAGAGGCGAAAAGATGGCAGAAAAGG GCAGTGATGGTAGAAGCTGATTTGGAGCGAACAAAAGAAGAGCTGAAGACTAAACTCATGGGTGTCCACATCCAGGATTCGGTCCATTCTAACATCCTCGACCACGACGAGACGGATGAGAGCAGCGCAGAAGCGAGCGCTGAGCTGACTTCTCCGGGGATGGTCCGAGATCGCAGCGAGGAGGAAAGAGTCACAGAGGCCCAGAAGAACCAGAGACTACAGAAAAACCTAAAG ttcCTGAGCACCGAACTGGCTCGAGCTGTAGACGAGAGCAAAAAGACCCCCAATGACCTGATCCACGCTGAGAATGTGAGGGCGGGCCGTGACAAATACAAGACCCTGCGTCAGATTCGTCAGGGCAACACTAAACAACGCATCGATGAGTTTGAGTCCATGTGA
- the LOC134639038 gene encoding moesin isoform X3 — MSTSPPTSCDWMLLVEQKNINVRVTTMDAELEFAILPSTTGKQLFDQIVKTIGLRETWFFGLQYKDSKGFSTWLKLNKRVTAQDVKRDNPLLIKFRAKFYPEDVAEELIQEATQRLFFLQVKESILNDDIYCPPETAVLLASYAVQVKLGDYRDDYHVPGYLAKEKLLPQRVLEQHKLNKSQWEERIQVWHKEHKGILREDAMLEYLKIAQDLEMYGVNYFNIKNKKGSELWLGVDALGLNIYDKKDKLTPKIGFPWSEIRNISFNDKKFVIKPIDRKAPDFVFYVPRLRINKRILALCMGNHDLYMRRRKPDTIEVQQMKAQAREEKNKRQMERALLESEKKKRENAEKETEKIARETMELMERLRQIEEQTKRAQDELEEQTRRALELEKERKIALEEAERLDKDRRAAVQAKAALLHHSENQIKNQENLATELADLSSKISQLEDAKKKKDEEAKRWQKRDSVHSNILDHDETDESSAEASAELTSPGMVRDRSEEERVTEAQKNQRLQKNLKFLSTELARAVDESKKTPNDLIHAENVRAGRDKYKTLRQIRQGNTKQRIDEFESM, encoded by the exons ATGTCAACT TCCCCACCAACCTCTTGCGATTGGATGCTCCTGGTTGAACAGAAGAAT ATAAATGTCCGAGTTACAACCATGGATGCAGAGCTGGAGTTTGCCATCCTGCCCAGCACAACTGGCAAACAGCTTTTCGACCAG ATAGTGAAGACGATCGGGCTGAGGGAGACGTGGTTCTTTGGGCTTCAGTATAAGGACAGCAAAGGCTTCTCCACCTGGCTCAAGCTGAACAAGAGG gtgACTGCTCAAGATGTGAAGCGGGACAACCCTTTGTTGATCAAGTTCAGGGCCAAGTTTTACCCCGAGGACGTCGCCGAAGAGCTGATCCAAGAGGCAACTCAGCGGCTCTTTTTTCTGCAG GTAAAGGAAAGCATCCTAAATGATGATATATACTGTCCACCTGAAACTGCGGTGCTTTTGGCCTCATACGCTGTTCAGGTCAAGCTCGGAGACTACAGGGACGATTATCACGTACCGGGATATCTCGCAAAAGAGAAGCTGCTGCCACAGAG GGTTTTGGAGCAGCACAAGCTGAACAAGAGTCAGTGGGAGGAAAGAATCCAGGTGTGGCATAAAGAGCATAAAGGGATACTCAG AGAAGATGCAATGTTAGAGTACCTGAAGATAGCACAGGATCTGGAGATGTATGGGGTCAACTATTTCAACATCAAGAACAAGAAAGGCTCAGAGCTGTGGTTAGGGGTGGACGCACTGGGGCTAAACATCTATGACAAAAAGGACAA gctGACTCCAAAGATTGGCTTTCCCTGGAGTGAGATCAGAAATATTTCCTTCAACGACAAGAAATTTGTCATCAAGCCCATCGACAGGAAAGCTCCG GACTTTGTTTTCTATGTACCTCGTCTTCGCATCAACAAACGCATCCTGGCATTGTGCATGGGGAATCATGACCTGTACATGCGCAGACGTAAGCCCGACACCATCGAGGTGCAGCAGATGAAGGCCCAAGCTCGTGAGGAGAAGAACAAGCGACAAATGGAGAG GGCTCTGCttgagagtgagaaaaaaaagcgAGAAAATGCTGAGAAGGAAACAGAGAAGATTGCTCGGGAGACCATGGAGCTGATGGAGAGATTGAGACAGATTGAGGAACAGACAAAGCGAGCTCAAGATG AGCTGGAGGAGCAAACTCGTAGGGCGCTTGAGttagagaaggaaagaaaaattgCTCTGGAGGAGGCTGAGCGCCTGGACAAAGACCGCAGAGCTGCAGTACAGGCTAAAGCAGCCCTGCTGCACCACTCTGAGAACCAGATCAAAAATCAGGAAAACCTG GCCACTGAGCTGGCAGACCTTTCTTCTAAGATCTCTCAGCTGGAAGATGCCAAGAAGAAAAAGGACGAAGAGGCGAAAAGATGGCAGAAAAGG GATTCGGTCCATTCTAACATCCTCGACCACGACGAGACGGATGAGAGCAGCGCAGAAGCGAGCGCTGAGCTGACTTCTCCGGGGATGGTCCGAGATCGCAGCGAGGAGGAAAGAGTCACAGAGGCCCAGAAGAACCAGAGACTACAGAAAAACCTAAAG ttcCTGAGCACCGAACTGGCTCGAGCTGTAGACGAGAGCAAAAAGACCCCCAATGACCTGATCCACGCTGAGAATGTGAGGGCGGGCCGTGACAAATACAAGACCCTGCGTCAGATTCGTCAGGGCAACACTAAACAACGCATCGATGAGTTTGAGTCCATGTGA
- the LOC134639038 gene encoding moesin isoform X2, with amino-acid sequence MSTINVRVTTMDAELEFAILPSTTGKQLFDQIVKTIGLRETWFFGLQYKDSKGFSTWLKLNKRVTAQDVKRDNPLLIKFRAKFYPEDVAEELIQEATQRLFFLQVKESILNDDIYCPPETAVLLASYAVQVKLGDYRDDYHVPGYLAKEKLLPQRVLEQHKLNKSQWEERIQVWHKEHKGILREDAMLEYLKIAQDLEMYGVNYFNIKNKKGSELWLGVDALGLNIYDKKDKLTPKIGFPWSEIRNISFNDKKFVIKPIDRKAPDFVFYVPRLRINKRILALCMGNHDLYMRRRKPDTIEVQQMKAQAREEKNKRQMERALLESEKKKRENAEKETEKIARETMELMERLRQIEEQTKRAQDELEEQTRRALELEKERKIALEEAERLDKDRRAAVQAKAALLHHSENQIKNQENLATELADLSSKISQLEDAKKKKDEEAKRWQKRAVMVEADLERTKEELKTKLMGVHIQDSVHSNILDHDETDESSAEASAELTSPGMVRDRSEEERVTEAQKNQRLQKNLKFLSTELARAVDESKKTPNDLIHAENVRAGRDKYKTLRQIRQGNTKQRIDEFESM; translated from the exons ATGTCAACT ATAAATGTCCGAGTTACAACCATGGATGCAGAGCTGGAGTTTGCCATCCTGCCCAGCACAACTGGCAAACAGCTTTTCGACCAG ATAGTGAAGACGATCGGGCTGAGGGAGACGTGGTTCTTTGGGCTTCAGTATAAGGACAGCAAAGGCTTCTCCACCTGGCTCAAGCTGAACAAGAGG gtgACTGCTCAAGATGTGAAGCGGGACAACCCTTTGTTGATCAAGTTCAGGGCCAAGTTTTACCCCGAGGACGTCGCCGAAGAGCTGATCCAAGAGGCAACTCAGCGGCTCTTTTTTCTGCAG GTAAAGGAAAGCATCCTAAATGATGATATATACTGTCCACCTGAAACTGCGGTGCTTTTGGCCTCATACGCTGTTCAGGTCAAGCTCGGAGACTACAGGGACGATTATCACGTACCGGGATATCTCGCAAAAGAGAAGCTGCTGCCACAGAG GGTTTTGGAGCAGCACAAGCTGAACAAGAGTCAGTGGGAGGAAAGAATCCAGGTGTGGCATAAAGAGCATAAAGGGATACTCAG AGAAGATGCAATGTTAGAGTACCTGAAGATAGCACAGGATCTGGAGATGTATGGGGTCAACTATTTCAACATCAAGAACAAGAAAGGCTCAGAGCTGTGGTTAGGGGTGGACGCACTGGGGCTAAACATCTATGACAAAAAGGACAA gctGACTCCAAAGATTGGCTTTCCCTGGAGTGAGATCAGAAATATTTCCTTCAACGACAAGAAATTTGTCATCAAGCCCATCGACAGGAAAGCTCCG GACTTTGTTTTCTATGTACCTCGTCTTCGCATCAACAAACGCATCCTGGCATTGTGCATGGGGAATCATGACCTGTACATGCGCAGACGTAAGCCCGACACCATCGAGGTGCAGCAGATGAAGGCCCAAGCTCGTGAGGAGAAGAACAAGCGACAAATGGAGAG GGCTCTGCttgagagtgagaaaaaaaagcgAGAAAATGCTGAGAAGGAAACAGAGAAGATTGCTCGGGAGACCATGGAGCTGATGGAGAGATTGAGACAGATTGAGGAACAGACAAAGCGAGCTCAAGATG AGCTGGAGGAGCAAACTCGTAGGGCGCTTGAGttagagaaggaaagaaaaattgCTCTGGAGGAGGCTGAGCGCCTGGACAAAGACCGCAGAGCTGCAGTACAGGCTAAAGCAGCCCTGCTGCACCACTCTGAGAACCAGATCAAAAATCAGGAAAACCTG GCCACTGAGCTGGCAGACCTTTCTTCTAAGATCTCTCAGCTGGAAGATGCCAAGAAGAAAAAGGACGAAGAGGCGAAAAGATGGCAGAAAAGG GCAGTGATGGTAGAAGCTGATTTGGAGCGAACAAAAGAAGAGCTGAAGACTAAACTCATGGGTGTCCACATCCAGGATTCGGTCCATTCTAACATCCTCGACCACGACGAGACGGATGAGAGCAGCGCAGAAGCGAGCGCTGAGCTGACTTCTCCGGGGATGGTCCGAGATCGCAGCGAGGAGGAAAGAGTCACAGAGGCCCAGAAGAACCAGAGACTACAGAAAAACCTAAAG ttcCTGAGCACCGAACTGGCTCGAGCTGTAGACGAGAGCAAAAAGACCCCCAATGACCTGATCCACGCTGAGAATGTGAGGGCGGGCCGTGACAAATACAAGACCCTGCGTCAGATTCGTCAGGGCAACACTAAACAACGCATCGATGAGTTTGAGTCCATGTGA
- the LOC134639038 gene encoding moesin isoform X4 — protein MQSWSLPSCPAQLANSFSTRVLEQHKLNKSQWEERIQVWHKEHKGILREDAMLEYLKIAQDLEMYGVNYFNIKNKKGSELWLGVDALGLNIYDKKDKLTPKIGFPWSEIRNISFNDKKFVIKPIDRKAPDFVFYVPRLRINKRILALCMGNHDLYMRRRKPDTIEVQQMKAQAREEKNKRQMERALLESEKKKRENAEKETEKIARETMELMERLRQIEEQTKRAQDELEEQTRRALELEKERKIALEEAERLDKDRRAAVQAKAALLHHSENQIKNQENLATELADLSSKISQLEDAKKKKDEEAKRWQKRAVMVEADLERTKEELKTKLMGVHIQDSVHSNILDHDETDESSAEASAELTSPGMVRDRSEEERVTEAQKNQRLQKNLKFLSTELARAVDESKKTPNDLIHAENVRAGRDKYKTLRQIRQGNTKQRIDEFESM, from the exons ATGCAGAGCTGGAGTTTGCCATCCTGCCCAGCACAACTGGCAAACAGCTTTTCGACCAG GGTTTTGGAGCAGCACAAGCTGAACAAGAGTCAGTGGGAGGAAAGAATCCAGGTGTGGCATAAAGAGCATAAAGGGATACTCAG AGAAGATGCAATGTTAGAGTACCTGAAGATAGCACAGGATCTGGAGATGTATGGGGTCAACTATTTCAACATCAAGAACAAGAAAGGCTCAGAGCTGTGGTTAGGGGTGGACGCACTGGGGCTAAACATCTATGACAAAAAGGACAA gctGACTCCAAAGATTGGCTTTCCCTGGAGTGAGATCAGAAATATTTCCTTCAACGACAAGAAATTTGTCATCAAGCCCATCGACAGGAAAGCTCCG GACTTTGTTTTCTATGTACCTCGTCTTCGCATCAACAAACGCATCCTGGCATTGTGCATGGGGAATCATGACCTGTACATGCGCAGACGTAAGCCCGACACCATCGAGGTGCAGCAGATGAAGGCCCAAGCTCGTGAGGAGAAGAACAAGCGACAAATGGAGAG GGCTCTGCttgagagtgagaaaaaaaagcgAGAAAATGCTGAGAAGGAAACAGAGAAGATTGCTCGGGAGACCATGGAGCTGATGGAGAGATTGAGACAGATTGAGGAACAGACAAAGCGAGCTCAAGATG AGCTGGAGGAGCAAACTCGTAGGGCGCTTGAGttagagaaggaaagaaaaattgCTCTGGAGGAGGCTGAGCGCCTGGACAAAGACCGCAGAGCTGCAGTACAGGCTAAAGCAGCCCTGCTGCACCACTCTGAGAACCAGATCAAAAATCAGGAAAACCTG GCCACTGAGCTGGCAGACCTTTCTTCTAAGATCTCTCAGCTGGAAGATGCCAAGAAGAAAAAGGACGAAGAGGCGAAAAGATGGCAGAAAAGG GCAGTGATGGTAGAAGCTGATTTGGAGCGAACAAAAGAAGAGCTGAAGACTAAACTCATGGGTGTCCACATCCAGGATTCGGTCCATTCTAACATCCTCGACCACGACGAGACGGATGAGAGCAGCGCAGAAGCGAGCGCTGAGCTGACTTCTCCGGGGATGGTCCGAGATCGCAGCGAGGAGGAAAGAGTCACAGAGGCCCAGAAGAACCAGAGACTACAGAAAAACCTAAAG ttcCTGAGCACCGAACTGGCTCGAGCTGTAGACGAGAGCAAAAAGACCCCCAATGACCTGATCCACGCTGAGAATGTGAGGGCGGGCCGTGACAAATACAAGACCCTGCGTCAGATTCGTCAGGGCAACACTAAACAACGCATCGATGAGTTTGAGTCCATGTGA